The following proteins are encoded in a genomic region of Thermodesulfobacteriota bacterium:
- a CDS encoding NAD(P) transhydrogenase subunit alpha: MDGFAIVFTIFVLAAFIGFEVISKVPPTLHTPLMSGSNAISGIILIGAILSAGAQHSWLTIILGTLAVILATINVVGGFMVTNRMLEMFRRKD, translated from the coding sequence GGCTTTGCAATAGTATTTACAATATTTGTTCTTGCCGCTTTTATAGGGTTTGAAGTTATATCCAAAGTACCTCCCACGCTTCATACCCCGCTTATGTCTGGTTCTAATGCAATTTCAGGAATCATTTTAATAGGTGCAATCTTATCCGCTGGCGCACAGCATAGCTGGTTAACAATCATACTTGGAACCCTTGCTGTGATACTTGCTACAATCAACGTAGTTGGCGGATTTATGGTTACGAACAGAATGTTAGAAATGTTTAGGAGGAAGGATTAA
- a CDS encoding NAD(P)(+) transhydrogenase (Re/Si-specific) subunit beta: MSPGLVNIAYLVAASLFIFGLKGLSHPRTAVRGNMLGALGMLLAIVITLLDRNIIGYEYIIAGIIIGGAIGAVLAIKIKMTAMPELVALFNGFGGLASILVAGAALYEAAGLQGMEGAIVLNAQFSISTFASGFIGAVTFWGSLVAFGKLQGKVNDGAVRYPLDQAVKIALAVICIIFAYLMVVYPGASAPYWIMIIIASVLGILFVIPIGGADMPVVVALLNSFSGLAAAAAGFVLFNSVLIVAGTLVGASGIILTIIMCKAMNRSLTNVLFGTFTVTEGGPSADEVYGGKVKSTSAEEVAMLLEGAKRVCVVPGYGMAVAQAQHAVRELFDLLEGHGTVVEFGVHPVAGRMPGHMNVLLAEADIPYERLKDMDEINPNFKQIDVTIIIGANDVVNPVARTDPDSPIAGMPILDVDYSKTVVVIKRSLSPGFAGIPNPLFALDNSLMFFGDGKKAVEDMVKCLKEEIG; the protein is encoded by the coding sequence ATGTCTCCCGGATTAGTCAATATAGCTTATTTAGTAGCAGCAAGTTTATTTATTTTTGGCCTAAAGGGTCTATCACACCCAAGAACCGCAGTGAGAGGAAACATGCTGGGGGCCCTTGGTATGCTGCTGGCAATCGTTATTACTCTTCTTGATCGAAATATCATTGGTTACGAATATATAATTGCTGGAATTATTATTGGAGGCGCAATCGGCGCAGTTCTGGCTATAAAGATTAAGATGACTGCTATGCCCGAGCTTGTTGCATTGTTTAACGGTTTTGGCGGACTGGCATCTATCTTAGTTGCAGGTGCAGCATTATATGAAGCAGCCGGTCTTCAAGGCATGGAAGGAGCGATTGTACTTAATGCACAATTTTCCATCTCAACATTTGCCTCCGGATTTATCGGTGCTGTCACATTCTGGGGAAGTTTAGTGGCTTTTGGTAAACTTCAGGGAAAGGTTAATGACGGTGCTGTAAGATATCCTCTTGACCAGGCGGTGAAAATTGCACTCGCAGTTATTTGTATAATATTTGCATACTTAATGGTTGTTTATCCCGGTGCATCCGCTCCATATTGGATAATGATCATAATTGCTTCAGTACTTGGCATTCTATTTGTAATACCAATTGGCGGCGCTGATATGCCTGTTGTGGTAGCGCTGCTTAACTCATTCTCAGGACTTGCAGCAGCTGCTGCAGGGTTTGTACTCTTTAACAGCGTACTAATTGTTGCAGGAACACTCGTAGGTGCCTCAGGAATAATACTAACAATTATCATGTGTAAGGCCATGAACCGTTCATTGACCAATGTACTCTTTGGAACTTTTACAGTTACGGAAGGTGGGCCTTCTGCTGACGAAGTATACGGCGGAAAGGTCAAGTCAACCTCAGCTGAAGAGGTTGCAATGCTTCTAGAAGGAGCAAAAAGAGTTTGCGTTGTACCAGGATACGGAATGGCAGTAGCTCAGGCGCAGCATGCAGTAAGAGAACTCTTTGATCTTCTAGAAGGTCACGGAACAGTTGTTGAGTTCGGGGTACACCCGGTTGCAGGGCGTATGCCTGGACACATGAACGTTCTTTTAGCTGAAGCCGACATTCCATATGAAAGACTAAAAGATATGGACGAGATCAATCCTAACTTTAAACAGATCGATGTCACAATAATAATCGGCGCAAACGACGTTGTTAACCCGGTTGCTAGAACAGATCCTGATAGCCCGATAGCGGGTATGCCGATCTTAGATGTGGACTACTCTAAAACTGTAGTTGTCATCAAAAGAAGCTTAAGCCCTGGTTTTGCAGGAATACCTAATCCTCTATTCGCTCTTGATAACTCGCTTATGTTTTTTGGCGATGGTAAAAAAGCAGTAGAAGATATGGTTAAATGCTTAAAAGAAGAGATTGGCTAA